The Engraulis encrasicolus isolate BLACKSEA-1 chromosome 24, IST_EnEncr_1.0, whole genome shotgun sequence DNA window caaataaataaatacataaatacatgaataaataaatgctgTGCAAAGCCTTCACCAGCACATCCCAAAGAGTTTCAGTGGGGTTAAGGATTGGACTCCCGGGTGACCAATTCATGACTGAAAATGATATCCCACCCTGGTGCCATGTGTTGCTTCTTATTTCTTAAATAACCATGTGATGGCATGCATCTCATTGTTATGGAAAAGATGCTAGGCTGTTTAAGAAAGGTCTAATCATTGGCATCACCGCCCCCTTTAAAATCCGTTTTGAGGTCTAGATTCGGGAACAGAATGTGCTCAAAGAATGAGGTCAGCAGACTACCTGAATATTCAGTCGTGAATGACCAGTTTATTCCATCATTGGACTTTTTTTCTTGCTGATGGCATGGCTGAAATTGTGAAAGCTTGTTTCAAGGAGCATGAGACATCATTTTTAGTCATGAATTAGCCACCACAACGTCCAGACTAAACCCCAATGGAGAATCTTTGCGATGTGCTGAAGAAGACTTTGTGCATAGATGTAAGATCTTGGTCAAAAACAACACTTATCAAAACAATGCCAAAGCAAATGTGTGTCATGATCAAAGATGAAGGTGGTTCAACAAAATATTAGAATGTGCCACCCTTTCATGgtgctgattttttttctggCTGAGCAGTATACAATTCTTTTGACGTCGTAACTCCATTCTCTGCAGTGTATGGAAAGCCGGTCATCTCCGGAGGGTCCCAGACGTCTCCGTTCCAGCACCTAGAAAACCCTTACCTGGATCGGCCAGGTGGCGTCAGCCCCTCAGAGGTGGATCACGGCTCCTCTCAACCAGCCCCGACCGCAGGGGCCCCAGAGGGTGGCCAGGAAACGGAACGTATCCCGCGACCCCTCAGCCCCACCAAGCTCTTACCCTTCATCTCCAACCCGTACCGCCACCAGAGCGACGTGGACCTGGAGGCCCTGCGCAAGAAGCTCTACAACGCTCCGCGGCCCCTGAAGAAACGCAGCTCCATCACCGAGCCGGAGGGGCCCGCCGGCCCCAACATCCAGAAACTGCTCTACCAAAAAACCACGCTGGCCGCCATGGAGACCACGGTGGCCGAGCCCTCAGGTTACCCGCCGCCAGGTGTCGTAGTGGAAGAGGGTAGAGAGGGCTCCGCGGTCGTGCCTCCAGCGTCATCCGTGGTGGAGCTGTCTCCCCTAGACGGCGGTGGCACGAACGTGCTTCCAGAGGCCTCGCTGGAGCCACCCCCACCTGTAGTGTTGCTGTCGTCATCCTCCGTTATTCCCGAGGCCGAAGTGGAAGACTTTGTGCCCCCGCCTCCTCCGGCTCATCCGGCACCACGTCCAGACATTTCCCTGCTTCCTCTGACGCCTTCGCAGGTCATGCAGGAGCAGCCGTCCCCTCTGCAGCCTCAACCTCCATCGTCTGAAGGCTTCCTGGAGGAGTTCCCCCCGTACCCGCCGCCCCCCTACCCCAGCGGCGCTGGTATGGGGCAGGACCAGGAAGGCCTGGGGACGGAGATCAGCATGGAGCCACCAGAGGTCACCGGCCAGGTTACCCTGCCTCCTGTGAGTTTGTATAcgactactaatactactatacatgtacagtacagggtTTCCCTCAGCACTTTATAGTTTAGGTAGCCACAGTCACAATGACTTCCACCTTAATAGGTCCACTgaaaaaacaaagattttgggGAATCTCATGTAATTTTTCATATGATGCATATAATGTACATGTCATATGAAATGATGGTAGTCGCATGTCCAAGATACGGCTATCtccccacccaccttgactaaatgttctgtgggaaacactgcagtacttATGAGAGATGGCCATAGTGTATACGTAGATGCATAGCCACTAAAGCAGGCTTAAGTTAATTTCTTCACTCGTCACTCATTTAAAGCCATgtgttttattttctgttttcagTGATTTTGAAGGGCTTTCTGCCTATCATGCTGAATGTGGGGAAAAGTGTTGCTTTCAGTTAAAAACAGTGCGAATGATGTGGTACCGGTTACAGGATATTAAATAATAACATTTAAATATGGCTATGCAGTCGAGTATAAGATGGCCATTATGGTTTGGATCCAATCCAGATGTTGTTATCAGTTTTATGCACTTGAGTCAATGTTGAACGTCTCCAAATGGATTTGCAGGGTAAAAGGACAAACTTACGGAAAGCTGGATCAGAGCGTATTGACCACAACATGAGGGTGAAGTTCAACCCGCTGGCTCTTCTGCTGGACTCTTCTCTAGAGGGCGAGTTTGACTTGGTCCAAAGAATCATCTATGAGGTAAGACGTGTTTTTGTACATCATGTGAATAAGACAAACAAAAGAATTGCAACAGACAGACTGAGCTGAATTCATCAAGCAAAGTGGTGTGTCGATGGTACACCTAAAGACATTGAGCATTCTGTGAAAAGACATATTACCTACATGTTTTATGTACTTTTAGTTTCAATGAATCAGTGAATATTTTTTCCCGAGGTTTCCTTGTGTACAGTATTGTGCTAAGGCACAAATACATCTTGAAAACCTCATTTCTCAAAGCATTTCCTCCTAACTCAGGTTGAGGACCCCAGTCAGCCCAACGATGAAGGGATCACTGCTCTTCATAACGCAGTCTGTGCTGGCCACACAGAGATAGTCAAGTTCTTGGTACAGTTTGGTGTTAATGTGAACGCAGCTGACAGTGATGGTTGGTGAGTGgcgtctggtttttttttttttttttttttcattttttgcacAAAAATATACATCGAGACTTGACCTAGATAATGAGCATCCCACCTAAGCTTAGATCTGACCTAAAAGTTAGAAAAATGACTGTTCATTACAAGGAGGTATGGGCATGAACAGGAAAAGCTGCATTCAATAATAACGTGCATATAAACCTTTCTTTTACAGGACGCCCCTACACTGTGCAGCGTCTTGTAACAATGTCCAAGTTTGTAAGTTCTTGGTGGAGTCTGGGGCTGCTGTGTTTGCCATGACCTACAGTGACATGCAAACTGCTGCTGACAAAtgtgaagagatggaggagggttaTACGCAGTGCTCCCAGTTTCTCTATGGTGAGTAAGATTTTGCAGATGCATTTCCAGCTTGACGTCTTATATCGCTGTCATGATTTGGCATTGTTGCTGTGAAACTTGGCAATTGGTTTTGGTCTTGGAAACTTGTAGGAACCAAGTAAAAGAATGTGGCGTTGTGACAGATGATTGCAGTGGTATACGCAAAACACTCCACTGGCCAAATCTTCAGTCAAATACTGCTGTGTGTGGATTGTCGTGTTCTATAACCTTGAGTCGTTGGTCAATGTCAACAGGTGTCCAGGAGAAGATGGGCATCATGAACAGAGGCGTGGTCTACGGTCTCTGGGACTACGACCAGGAGAGCAGCGACGAGCTCCACTTCCTGGAGGGCGACTGCATGACTGTAGTGCGCCGTGAGGACGAGGACGAAGTGGAATGGTGGTGGGCTCGAATCGGCAACACAGAGGGCTACGTACCCCGTAACCTACTGGGAGTGAGTATCAAGTCAAATGTGCACTATTTCCACATTTTCCAGTTTTCTTAGTCTCTATTTACACAAATACCTTCTGAAAGCATCTGAAACAGATAAGCTTTCGTGTAAAACAAGGAAAAACATATActctatatttttttaaaagatgacTCATTTACCAGGTTAAGAGCCAATCCCATGAGAAATGATTCTGTATTCCCCACCCATTTATGTTGATGATGTGTAgaaatttgatttaaaaaaaaaagcaaaaaaaaacaaatccacaTAATTTTAACGTCATAGTTGAGTAAAGTCTGTaaaaacacaaacattcacattttATAAACATATCCACATATGTTTAACTTAAGTTCCTTTATATGTTAATGATTTGATGACATTTAATGTTTAAAGCCATGTACTGCACCCAAATACAGTTCACTGACAGTCTGTCTTGTTAGGACACTGTTATTGCTTTGTCCTGTACTGGAATGGTATTCTAGTATGGTTGGAAGAGGCAGAACATGGTGCTAGAAAATGGCAATTGTAGTCCTGATGAGACAATACTCTTCCTTCATCACCTTGGTGGAGGAGAATTACATCAATTCCATCTACCATCTCTCTAACTCTTATCTTTTGTTCTTTACAGTTATATCCCAGAATAAAGCCACGGCAGAGGAGTCTCGCCTAAAAGATGTGAACACTACCAGTAAAACAACAGGCCTAAGTTGTTGCTGAGGATTCTGTTAGGCCGCTGAAGGATTCTATCTGTGCATCGACATTCTGAGGACACTGTTCCGTCACAGTATAGTGATACCAAAATATATGAAGGATTTCCATTTGAAAAAATATATCTATCACTCTTTTGTAATCACTGACTCTTTGGTCTCATCCAAAGCATTTTATACACGACAAATCAAGgcagtttttgaaaaaaaatgtatcatTGATTTCTTTGCATTCTGGAAATGTCTGTCATTTATTAGAGCTGATCACAAGTTACAAAAAAGAAAATCTGTATAATCACACAAACGTATTGTGCCGAATTGATTAACAAGTGGCCTCCTTCACGCTTTGTCACATTCATATCAGCACACTAGTTATGTGCCTTCGCTGTGTGCACATTGTACTTAGAAAAGAGCTTTGAGTGTATGTCTATCATGATGGATAGACAAAAAAATGTACTCGCCTGATCAGTGACTTGTTGACAGTTATGGACAGGGATTGGTGAAAGATTAGATTTTTCTTGGTACATAATTCAATGTGTCTTTAAGGACTTAAATCTGTACTTTTTCTAGGTCACTTATATAGCATTTCTTTCACAAGTATGGATTTATTTTTGTCACATTCCTTATGTATGATCTTAGTATttgatattaaaaaaaagaaagttctGTTCCAGAGTTTATGTATTTTTGTTTGGACGCATGTTGTTGGATAACCAATGATGATTATTGGGTGACTTGATGCTCGATGATGTCATTTCACTTCACTGCTACTCTCTAATGAtgccaatattttttttcacCTTGTTGCTGCTGTTGACGTTTCATTTTTTGCTCTAGACCCATTTCCTAGCTCTGTGTAATATGGGAACATGGGAATATCATTTTTCACATCCATGGCCATTCATTCTATTGCTGTTTGTATGAGTTATTATGCCATCGAATACCTCTTTACTTTTCACAGCCTCTCTATAATCTGAATGAACTTTTATCTAAGTCTTCTTTGTTGGCAACATTTGGAAAATGTACAAGGAGTTTGAGTGTTAAACTAATAGTGCATGAGTGGTAAAGTCAATCACAGATGGCTACTAGTCCTTAAAAGTTACTCAAGACTCGTGCAGACATCCTCAATTGCAGGCCCTTAGATCTAGAGGGTTTATTtgcctaggcctacataatggCCCATGAAAAAATGTCACCCCTCCAATGTCAAAGGTTGAAGGCCATCTGATACCAGTTCTTCTGTGGTATTACCAAGCAGTGTCAACATCTCCTTTATCTTTGGACTGGATAAGGAACTGTTCTGCACAGAGCCCTGGTAATGTCAGGGAACAAACGCAATTGAAAACGCATTGATTAATATCAGAagcaactttgtaatatcaaaagCGCGTCACTGTAAATATGGTGGACGTGGTTGTCTGGCCCCGCCTCACCTTAGAAAAGGTAGCTGGGGGTATCCGCGGTGTGTGTGGGCATCACTTTGGGTAAATGTTGCCGGTCATGCTTCGTTGAACTTGATTCTACGGGTGTAGAATTGGTTCTAGAGCTAAATTTCGAGAGTGACCCCACATTGTAAGGCCGGGTTTGGACAGTGCCAACCCGGAAACCCACGTAGGAAAGCATGGCTACGATGGAGGAGCTGCGGGCCGGCTCACGGATACCGGTGACTGTTGAACAGATACTGAATGATACATTGGTGGTCACACTAACATACGAAGAAAGAAGTTACACTGGAATTTTACTTGATAGTACAAAAAAGTAAGTGCCGTTTTTGTCCTGCCTGTACGAGAACGTCAATTGTGCTGTATTTGCAAAGTTGGGCCTAGCTTGGCTAATGTTAGCCCTGTGGCTCTAGGACGCCAACGCCAAATCAACCTAGCATAGGCAAATTGGGGGTTTTGGTTATTATTCTTGACAACGAATGGGTTTTGTCTGTTTTTGATCAATAGCACAGTTGAATATTGTTACAATGTTTAAAGGACATCTGTGGTGTAAACATGTCTTGTCAAGCTGGCTAGTCGGCGTTAACTGAATTGTTAGCCTGCTAATTAGCACATCTAACGCTATTGTTGTCTACGTGGGCCCAATTCTACTTCAGTATGCAAGAGtccagtttattttattttattaggcTAGTTGTTCGTGGACAGCATCGGGGAAGCACGGTTAGGCAACTGGACGATGACTGTGGCGCCCTGAAAACGTAGAAAGAAAACCAATCGTCAGTGAAAGAGATAAAGGCCTGCCAAGCAAGCTAAAGGGCCCAGTGAAAGGTCGGATACCATGACAACCCTTAAATCACACCATAATCCAATCCTAGGCTTTCTTACATTAAAAGTCACATTGAGGACACTACTGAACGGGTTATTTTAAGAACCCACTTTCATTTTTTAGTCCGAATTATATCAGGATATAGAAGTCGCAGCTATGGGCCTTGAGCTATTTTGGGACTACCCGTTTAGGATTGCTGTCAGGGCAATTGAGGGTAAGGCTGTGGGAATTCAGATTTCATTAGGATGTCTTGATGAATCATGTAAGTAGAGGTACTGATAAGTACAGACATTATCACCCAAGATTGTTTTTAACCATGCATCATTTTACAAGGTGTAGCCTATTGAGCCTGCATTCTTTATCTGAAAATTGAGTGTAGAACTATGCTCAAAAtgtaaattataggcctacccataAAACAGTCTTGATCAAAAGTCCCCTCCTACACAGGACATAATTTTGTCATAAAGTAAATTATTTCCCAAGAAAGGAATAATAAATAACAGGGGTAAGTATTTTCATATCTGGGCTTTTTTCCTGGGCCTTGTGGTAGCTAGTCAAATAAGTGTTTTGGACTTTTTCATCCTCAAGGGTAATCAGTAAGTTACTTGACAATGCTCTTGATTTTAGTCCTGTACTGTAGTTGACTTAAGTCGTCCTGTTGTCAAGATTTGAATAGTGAGTGTAGTTTGTGTGTTGAAAAGCAAGGAGTGAGGCAGGCCATGGGTGGCTCCAATTCTGAGATGTTGACCTTTCATAGCAGATACAGTGCTGAATTAACAATTCAAGATGGTCACTGAGTTCAAGACCATTCAGTGAATGCTATGATATTTTTCCATCATACAGTTGTCATGATGAGATGGTTCATGTCATGATTTAATGTGGTGTCACTGTCACTCTGACCTCGCAGTCTTGGTTGCAGAGATGACTGTAATCTGTTAACCAATGGAACAAAATTACTATCTGTTGACTATTGACTAGTCAGATAACTTGCGAGCTAGCCTGATGTGTCCAAATGgttatttttcattcatttatgtcGAAATCAGCTTTTTTTTGGAGGGTGGGACTGAAATGAAAATAGTAATAGTAAGGGCCTAGCCTACCATGTTGGCAGTAGTGTGGAGAGTAGTTTCAACAATAGACTTGAGACAAGTGTTTAAGTTACTTTTAATTCCACGTTACACCCTATCTGTGCACTGACTTTGACTGTTGCTTCTTTATAGGTCTGGGCTCTTCTGCTTACCTGACGTCACAGTGAAATCTGACAATCTGCCATCAAGACGGGAACCTGAGGTGGCAAACAGTGTATCAGAGTCAGACAGTAAACCACCACctctgcctccaccaccaccaccactaccactaacGGTGGATGAAAATGGCCAACCGAAACAGGATGTCCCGAACCTTGCTCCAGTGCCCGTGCCTGCCGGCCAGGTCTCGTATCCTTCTTATTTTGAAGGCGCTCCTTTTCCTCAGCCGCTTTGGGTTCGCCACACTTACGGGCAGTGGATACCCCAGCCTCCGCCTCGACCAATAAAGCACAAAAGAAAGCGAACCAGATTATCGGGAGCTCTGTCGGTCAGCACAATTCGTTTAAGGCCACGGCAAGTTCTCTGTGAAAAGTGCAAGAACACATTAAACGACGAGAAGGAAACCGTTGTGTCAGAAACTCAATCATCATCCAAGAAGGAAAACGCTCTTCAGGTCAGCAGCACTCCGGCAGAATCTACCGTACTCgattcaaaaaaagaaaaggaaacctTTAAAGAGGCAAAGAGGAAAGGTAACGTGCCTAGTTACAATGGCAAAAGGCACAGAAAGGACAACAAAGAAGTGCCCCATAGTCCTGTGATCAAGATCTCCTATAGCACCCCCCAAGGAAAAGGGGAGGTCATGAAAATCCCCTCTAGAGTCCACGGCTCTGTGAAGCCATTTTGCCCAAAGCAACTATTACAAGATAGACTCGAGGATGATGGTCAGCATAAGGTGACAGTGAAAAACGTGCAGAATGTGCAGCCAACCCTAACAGGCTTAACGGTGTCTATTCCTAAACTGAAGCTCCCAAGGGTTCACCTTCAAGAGACCGGCCAAACACCACCAAAGATCCTCTTGAGTTCACACTGTGTCGGTGTAGGTCAGGAATTCGACTCTTTCAAGGTGGTGACGAACGACCACAAGGGTAGCGCTAAAGGAGCTGTGTCCAAGGAGTCAGGTTTGGATAATTCCAGAGAGAAATGTTCGCTGGATTTGTGGTCAGAGGACTCTTTTGAAGACACTGGGCCGCACGGTGACCTCACCTTGCTCATTAACTTCCACAAGAGTAAGGCCGACTCCTCCGGGGCCTCTGTCTGTAGCGGTGACAGCTTGGACGAGTCCAAATCATTTGGCTCGAATTGTACATCGCCAGAGTTGTGCGACGTGGCCCCGGGAGATCATCACGCTGCTGTGTCTTCCTCTGTCTCATTGGGCGAGAGCAAGACTGTGCCACCCCTCACTGTTCGCCTGCACACGCGCAGCATGTCCAAGGTGCTGACAGAGGATGGCCATTCGGTGAGCGTCGGCGACGTGGTCTGGGGTAAGATCCACGGTTTCCCCTGGTGGCCAGCCAAGGTGCTGAGCATCAGGGGCAGCCACAAGAAGACGGCCACATGCGAGACGTGGCCCGAGGCGGAGGTGTCTTGGTTCGGCTCGCCCACCACCTCTTTGTTGTCCGTTGCCAAACTTTCCCCCTTCTGCGAGTTCTTCCAAGCACGCTTCAATCGGAAGAAGAAAGGGATGTATCGCAGAGCCATCGTAGAGGCGGCAAAGGTCACAGGGCACGTAAGCCCTGAAATCACAACCCTAATCTCCCACTGTGAGACATAGGTGAGTCCGTTGCCTCCATGTTTGCCTTGTCTTTGAGACTGGTGATGTGTTTCATGATCTAATTGAAGCAGAATCTATGGGTCAGTTATGAAAAACAATTAGTTGGCCAATTCTATGCACATATGTGATGGTGCTCCTTAAAGGGTCAATTTGGTACCATTACACTCATGGAAAGTC harbors:
- the pwwp2b gene encoding PWWP domain-containing protein 2B isoform X1, with product MATMEELRAGSRIPVTVEQILNDTLVVTLTYEERSYTGILLDSTKKSGLFCLPDVTVKSDNLPSRREPEVANSVSESDSKPPPLPPPPPPLPLTVDENGQPKQDVPNLAPVPVPAGQVSYPSYFEGAPFPQPLWVRHTYGQWIPQPPPRPIKHKRKRTRLSGALSVSTIRLRPRQVLCEKCKNTLNDEKETVVSETQSSSKKENALQVSSTPAESTVLDSKKEKETFKEAKRKGNVPSYNGKRHRKDNKEVPHSPVIKISYSTPQGKGEVMKIPSRVHGSVKPFCPKQLLQDRLEDDGQHKVTVKNVQNVQPTLTGLTVSIPKLKLPRVHLQETGQTPPKILLSSHCVGVGQEFDSFKVVTNDHKGSAKGAVSKESGLDNSREKCSLDLWSEDSFEDTGPHGDLTLLINFHKSKADSSGASVCSGDSLDESKSFGSNCTSPELCDVAPGDHHAAVSSSVSLGESKTVPPLTVRLHTRSMSKVLTEDGHSVSVGDVVWGKIHGFPWWPAKVLSIRGSHKKTATCETWPEAEVSWFGSPTTSLLSVAKLSPFCEFFQARFNRKKKGMYRRAIVEAAKVTGHVSPEITTLISHCET
- the pwwp2b gene encoding PWWP domain-containing protein 2B isoform X2 is translated as MSGLFCLPDVTVKSDNLPSRREPEVANSVSESDSKPPPLPPPPPPLPLTVDENGQPKQDVPNLAPVPVPAGQVSYPSYFEGAPFPQPLWVRHTYGQWIPQPPPRPIKHKRKRTRLSGALSVSTIRLRPRQVLCEKCKNTLNDEKETVVSETQSSSKKENALQVSSTPAESTVLDSKKEKETFKEAKRKGNVPSYNGKRHRKDNKEVPHSPVIKISYSTPQGKGEVMKIPSRVHGSVKPFCPKQLLQDRLEDDGQHKVTVKNVQNVQPTLTGLTVSIPKLKLPRVHLQETGQTPPKILLSSHCVGVGQEFDSFKVVTNDHKGSAKGAVSKESGLDNSREKCSLDLWSEDSFEDTGPHGDLTLLINFHKSKADSSGASVCSGDSLDESKSFGSNCTSPELCDVAPGDHHAAVSSSVSLGESKTVPPLTVRLHTRSMSKVLTEDGHSVSVGDVVWGKIHGFPWWPAKVLSIRGSHKKTATCETWPEAEVSWFGSPTTSLLSVAKLSPFCEFFQARFNRKKKGMYRRAIVEAAKVTGHVSPEITTLISHCET